In Salinigranum marinum, one DNA window encodes the following:
- a CDS encoding transposase — translation MSSATLQDDPSVDSFFNAVETETLALFEHLSFEFLEEFDVFAPAKTGRTRDHEPPELMRGFLHCYYKDIYGIRPVERELRNTVVWLSCGFDRPPSRDAVDRFLTDLEHVVDEVFDHLVEQAARRGLLDLTYCIDSTDVRAMPADPDASKCYDPTDDEYYYGYGCTIVSTGQKIPIGAEFTESKQAPEETAMRVTRDALAVATPIWMVGDSAYDTLDWHDHLLTAGVVPVAPYNARNADDPKDIEYRVEDRITEHGEDVQLKQSTLDETYNRRSGVERTNESVKDCGLGRTHARGRVHARAQVFLALCLRLVVAITNYERGDNPGSTVITV, via the coding sequence ATGAGTTCAGCGACCCTGCAAGATGATCCTTCGGTAGACTCGTTCTTCAATGCCGTGGAGACAGAGACGCTAGCGCTGTTCGAGCACCTCTCTTTCGAATTTCTCGAAGAGTTCGACGTGTTCGCCCCGGCGAAGACGGGGCGAACACGAGACCACGAACCACCAGAACTGATGCGTGGCTTTCTCCACTGCTACTACAAGGACATCTACGGCATTCGTCCCGTTGAACGAGAGCTTCGGAACACGGTCGTATGGCTGAGCTGTGGATTCGATCGACCGCCGTCGAGAGACGCGGTCGATCGCTTTCTCACCGATCTTGAACACGTCGTTGACGAGGTGTTCGACCACCTCGTCGAGCAGGCCGCCCGGCGCGGCCTGCTCGACTTGACCTACTGTATCGATTCAACAGACGTGAGGGCGATGCCCGCCGATCCAGACGCCTCAAAGTGCTACGATCCAACCGACGACGAGTACTACTACGGCTACGGCTGTACGATCGTCTCGACCGGGCAAAAGATCCCGATCGGAGCGGAGTTCACCGAGAGTAAGCAAGCGCCAGAAGAGACGGCGATGCGCGTCACACGTGACGCGCTCGCCGTCGCCACACCGATCTGGATGGTCGGTGACAGCGCCTACGACACGCTCGACTGGCACGACCACCTGCTGACCGCAGGGGTCGTGCCAGTCGCTCCATACAACGCCCGGAACGCTGATGACCCGAAAGACATTGAGTACAGGGTCGAAGACCGCATCACCGAACACGGCGAGGACGTTCAGTTGAAGCAGTCCACGTTGGATGAGACGTACAACCGCCGTAGTGGAGTCGAACGAACCAACGAATCAGTGAAGGACTGCGGCCTCGGGCGAACGCACGCCCGAGGCCGCGTCCACGCACGGGCGCAGGTGTTTCTCGCCCTGTGCCTTCGCCTCGTCGTCGCAATCACCAACTACGAACGTGGAGACAATCCGGGAAGTACCGTGATCACGGTGTGA
- a CDS encoding DUF7344 domain-containing protein codes for MTQDVLTEPLTDADGRPIDGAVVTAVASSNEPAPPVAAGAAAATEIATDTLFELLKNQRRRDALDYLKTNGGRATLSDMAEHIAAKENDLPIEEIAAKENDLPIEEITSKQRKRVYIGLYQCHLPKLATAGVVGFDKNRGTIELRSLAARLYPYLDAEGGGGDATLTATAMADTIPPETTGTAVETTGTVAESSVLAGLGVAALAGVAGVPGFELLSPVVWAVVCALGLLVAAALPHLRD; via the coding sequence ATGACACAAGACGTACTCACGGAGCCGCTGACCGACGCCGACGGACGCCCGATCGACGGGGCCGTGGTGACCGCGGTCGCGTCGTCGAACGAACCAGCGCCGCCCGTGGCGGCCGGCGCCGCCGCCGCGACCGAGATCGCGACCGACACGCTGTTCGAATTGCTGAAGAACCAGCGCCGCCGCGACGCCCTCGACTACCTCAAGACGAACGGCGGCCGGGCGACGCTCTCCGACATGGCCGAACACATCGCCGCGAAGGAGAACGACCTCCCGATCGAGGAGATCGCCGCGAAGGAGAACGACCTCCCGATCGAGGAGATCACGTCGAAACAGCGAAAACGCGTCTACATCGGCCTCTACCAGTGCCACCTGCCGAAACTGGCGACCGCCGGCGTCGTCGGCTTCGACAAGAACCGCGGCACGATCGAGCTCCGAAGCCTCGCGGCACGACTGTACCCGTACCTCGACGCCGAGGGCGGCGGGGGCGACGCCACACTAACGGCCACCGCGATGGCCGATACGATCCCGCCGGAGACGACAGGCACGGCCGTAGAGACGACGGGCACGGTCGCGGAGTCGTCAGTGCTGGCCGGGCTCGGCGTGGCCGCGCTGGCGGGCGTCGCCGGCGTCCCCGGGTTCGAGCTGCTCTCACCCGTGGTGTGGGCCGTCGTCTGTGCGCTCGGTCTCCTCGTCGCGGCCGCCCTCCCACACCTCCGCGACTGA
- a CDS encoding UPF0179 family protein produces MPQVTLIGSRLATPGQEFVYEGRSTACDGCPYQQQCLNLTEGVRYRVTDVRENAQTLDCAVHDVGVRAVEVERASIPANVASKGAYAGSKAQLPGPCPHTECPSHPYCVPDGADFDTEYRIETIHGDPPHDFCLLDRDLTLVEFAPPEE; encoded by the coding sequence ATGCCGCAGGTCACCCTCATCGGTTCTCGTCTCGCCACTCCCGGCCAGGAGTTCGTCTACGAGGGTCGGTCGACCGCGTGCGACGGCTGTCCGTACCAACAGCAGTGTCTCAACCTCACCGAGGGCGTCCGCTACCGCGTCACCGACGTGCGCGAGAACGCCCAGACGCTCGACTGTGCCGTCCACGACGTGGGCGTCAGGGCGGTCGAGGTCGAGCGCGCGTCGATCCCCGCCAACGTCGCCTCGAAGGGCGCGTACGCCGGGAGCAAGGCGCAGTTGCCGGGCCCCTGCCCGCACACCGAGTGTCCGAGCCACCCGTACTGCGTCCCCGACGGGGCCGACTTCGACACGGAGTACCGCATCGAGACGATCCACGGCGATCCGCCGCACGACTTCTGTCTCCTGGACCGCGACCTCACGCTGGTCGAGTTCGCACCGCCGGAGGAGTGA
- a CDS encoding succinylglutamate desuccinylase/aspartoacylase domain-containing protein, translating into MRIYELGDGTPEVAVVGSIHGDEPCGEVAIERLVAESPPVRRPVKLVVANEEALDAGVRYLDEDLNRAFPGDPDADSHERRLASHLARELRGCTTLSLHSTRSFAEPFALVDRVDAVTRAICPQLPVSVVVETDRFTDGRLIEHAHTVEVECGLQETDEAAENAYDLVRAFLDATDVLDADDERSPGATRAATNGSDDVTVYRLLDPIPKALDGDHEVFAANFEPVAEGERFAATDGEALVADRAFYPVLLSADGYEELFGYVAERVGTLE; encoded by the coding sequence ATGCGAATCTACGAACTCGGGGACGGAACGCCCGAGGTCGCGGTCGTCGGCTCGATCCACGGCGACGAGCCCTGCGGCGAGGTGGCGATCGAGCGGTTGGTCGCCGAATCGCCCCCGGTGCGCCGCCCGGTGAAGCTCGTCGTCGCCAACGAGGAGGCGCTCGACGCCGGCGTCCGCTACCTCGACGAGGACCTCAACCGGGCGTTCCCGGGCGACCCCGACGCCGACTCGCACGAGCGACGGCTCGCCTCTCACCTCGCGCGCGAACTCCGCGGCTGTACGACGCTCTCGCTGCACTCGACGCGGTCGTTCGCCGAGCCGTTCGCGCTCGTCGACCGCGTCGACGCCGTCACGCGGGCGATCTGTCCCCAGTTGCCCGTGAGCGTGGTCGTCGAGACCGACCGGTTCACCGACGGCCGGCTCATCGAACACGCCCACACCGTCGAGGTCGAGTGCGGCCTCCAGGAGACGGACGAGGCCGCGGAGAACGCCTACGACCTCGTGCGGGCGTTCCTCGACGCGACGGACGTCCTCGACGCCGACGACGAGCGCTCGCCGGGAGCGACCCGGGCGGCGACGAACGGGAGCGACGACGTGACCGTCTACCGGCTGCTCGATCCGATCCCGAAGGCGCTGGACGGCGATCACGAGGTGTTCGCCGCCAACTTCGAGCCGGTCGCGGAGGGCGAGCGGTTCGCCGCGACCGACGGCGAGGCGCTCGTCGCGGACCGGGCCTTCTACCCCGTGTTGCTGTCGGCCGACGGCTACGAGGAGCTCTTCGGCTACGTCGCCGAGCGGGTGGGGACCTTGGAGTGA
- a CDS encoding DUF309 domain-containing protein, producing MDDHTRDPSVAPPLGNPTGWHRDRRQWEHATLRRATEHGVRLFNAGEYHESHDCFEDEWYNYGSGTVESAFLHGMVQVAAGAYKHVGFRDDGGMRSLFRTALQYLHGVPDDFYGVDVDDVRATLDAALADPSALDGWRITLDDQRPEAYPADYDYVERLEHDH from the coding sequence ATGGACGACCACACGCGAGACCCGAGCGTCGCGCCACCCCTCGGGAACCCGACCGGGTGGCATCGAGACCGCCGGCAGTGGGAGCACGCGACGCTCCGGCGTGCCACCGAACACGGCGTTCGGCTGTTCAACGCGGGTGAGTATCACGAGTCTCACGACTGTTTCGAGGACGAGTGGTACAACTACGGCTCCGGAACGGTCGAAAGCGCGTTCCTCCACGGGATGGTGCAGGTCGCCGCCGGCGCGTACAAACACGTCGGCTTCCGAGACGACGGCGGGATGCGGTCGCTCTTCCGGACGGCGCTGCAGTACCTCCATGGCGTCCCCGACGACTTCTACGGCGTCGACGTCGACGACGTGCGCGCGACGCTCGACGCCGCGCTGGCCGACCCGAGCGCACTCGACGGCTGGCGGATCACGCTCGACGACCAGCGGCCGGAGGCGTACCCCGCCGACTACGACTACGTCGAGCGACTGGAACACGACCACTGA